One region of Candidatus Bathyarchaeia archaeon genomic DNA includes:
- a CDS encoding glycosyltransferase yields MSSLVDALLIVQSILVFLLAGYEYLTLMHFPALPEISNSPPKNLMVSIVLPVRDQANTVSECVASLVGLDYPEKEIIVVDGNSTDGTQDILKRFNGKIKLVEEESLPQGWVGKNWACHSGYKQATGDLLMFTDGDSIHARDSLAKTVSYLEATKADLVTLAPAAILRTFWEKLLQPPIFWLIMMFVGGKWVNDDLKPRWALGNGQYMLFRREAYDKVGGHDAVRDRISEDYSLGRLIKAKGLRLRIVTASDSLAVRMYSSLPEIWRGWRKNFYSVSGNHPLFRAAYRLLLLFTFLVLPFIVLGYGVYLAPSQPLNAYLLTGGFMAFFLWLGIIILDRSIGVSPLYALLLPFAVLFYIGIGVDSTVRGALGMGFSWKGRVYGKPITGQLKPTAA; encoded by the coding sequence GTGTCTTCGCTAGTCGACGCGTTGCTAATAGTTCAATCGATATTGGTTTTCCTTCTCGCAGGATACGAGTATCTTACCCTGATGCATTTCCCCGCCTTGCCAGAAATTTCCAATTCCCCTCCGAAAAATCTTATGGTGTCGATTGTTCTTCCCGTTCGAGATCAAGCAAACACGGTCTCCGAATGCGTCGCCTCATTGGTCGGATTGGACTATCCCGAGAAAGAGATCATAGTAGTTGATGGAAACTCGACCGATGGGACCCAGGATATACTCAAGCGTTTCAATGGCAAGATCAAGCTCGTCGAGGAAGAGTCTCTTCCACAAGGATGGGTGGGAAAGAACTGGGCCTGCCACTCCGGTTACAAGCAGGCCACCGGTGACCTTCTAATGTTCACAGATGGCGATTCTATTCACGCACGCGACAGTCTAGCGAAGACAGTGAGCTATCTGGAAGCTACAAAGGCCGATCTCGTTACTCTCGCCCCTGCAGCTATTCTTCGAACTTTCTGGGAGAAACTTCTCCAGCCCCCCATATTCTGGCTCATCATGATGTTCGTCGGGGGCAAGTGGGTCAACGACGATCTCAAGCCGCGTTGGGCTCTCGGAAATGGGCAATACATGCTCTTCCGACGCGAGGCTTACGACAAAGTGGGCGGACACGACGCGGTCAGGGATAGGATTTCGGAGGACTACTCGCTGGGCAGGCTGATCAAAGCGAAAGGTCTCAGACTAAGAATTGTCACAGCCTCTGACTCCCTGGCGGTCCGGATGTACTCTAGTCTTCCGGAGATCTGGCGTGGATGGAGGAAGAATTTCTATTCAGTTTCAGGAAACCATCCACTTTTTCGCGCCGCGTACCGATTGTTACTGCTCTTCACCTTTCTCGTCTTGCCCTTCATCGTGCTCGGATACGGCGTATACCTTGCCCCATCGCAGCCCTTGAACGCTTACCTCCTCACAGGCGGTTTCATGGCCTTCTTCCTATGGCTCGGAATTATCATTCTTGACCGATCGATAGGGGTCAGTCCTCTCTATGCTCTACTGCTCCCCTTCGCCGTCCTCTTCTACATTGGCATAGGAGTCGACTCGACTGTCAGAGGAGCGCTAGGAATGGGCTTTTCTTGGAAGGGCCGTGTATACGGAAAACCCATAACTGGACAGCTCAAACCCACGGCTGCTTGA
- a CDS encoding 30S ribosomal protein S30e, with translation MPTHGSLTKAGKVRQQTPKIQAMNKPGLSPRERVRRNSEKRFVLGRKPGQNYIRT, from the coding sequence ATCCCAACTCACGGCTCGCTAACCAAGGCAGGAAAAGTCAGGCAACAGACTCCGAAGATCCAGGCAATGAACAAACCAGGTCTCTCTCCAAGAGAGAGAGTTAGGCGGAATTCTGAAAAGAGATTCGTCCTCGGCCGAAAACCAGGACAGAACTACATCAGGACCTAA
- a CDS encoding dihydroorotate dehydrogenase electron transfer subunit: MESVTQQLHTPRAVRLDRIADETPSIRSFWFSDSTLHNAKPGQFAMVWVPGVDEVPMSVLAIHGRSEAGVVIKKGGPVSTALWEKKVGDKFWVRGPYGHPFSVGHHHKLLVVGGGTGLVPLISFLVHLRGRDVTLITGARTSSELLFKDWLLSESKDHHFKLLFATDDGTYGEKSQVPKVVEHVLKEGSFDAIYTCGPEPMMKLVYDLAMQKRCHIQVSVERVFKCGVGICAACVIGPYLVCHDGPVFSERELNGMPEFGKTRRDLSGKKVALGAGH, from the coding sequence TTGGAGTCTGTCACCCAACAGCTTCACACGCCGAGGGCCGTTCGACTCGACCGCATTGCGGACGAGACGCCTTCAATTCGCTCTTTCTGGTTCAGCGACTCGACCCTACACAATGCCAAGCCGGGCCAGTTTGCAATGGTCTGGGTTCCCGGGGTGGATGAGGTTCCCATGAGCGTGCTGGCAATCCACGGGAGATCGGAGGCAGGTGTCGTGATTAAGAAGGGTGGACCCGTTAGCACCGCGCTCTGGGAAAAAAAGGTCGGCGACAAATTCTGGGTCAGAGGCCCATATGGTCACCCGTTCAGCGTCGGACACCACCACAAGCTACTCGTCGTTGGAGGAGGAACAGGACTCGTTCCCTTGATCTCATTCCTAGTCCATCTAAGGGGACGAGATGTCACATTGATCACAGGAGCGAGAACATCAAGCGAGCTCCTGTTCAAGGACTGGCTACTCAGCGAGAGCAAGGACCATCACTTCAAGCTCCTGTTCGCGACTGACGATGGGACCTACGGGGAAAAGAGCCAGGTTCCGAAGGTCGTCGAGCACGTGTTGAAAGAGGGTAGCTTCGACGCGATATACACTTGTGGACCAGAACCAATGATGAAACTAGTCTACGATCTGGCAATGCAGAAGAGATGTCACATACAAGTCAGCGTAGAGCGGGTGTTCAAGTGTGGAGTTGGAATATGCGCCGCCTGCGTAATTGGCCCTTACCTTGTATGCCACGACGGACCTGTATTCTCGGAAAGAGAGCTCAACGGGATGCCAGAGTTCGGAAAAACCCGAAGAGACTTATCGGGAAAAAAGGTCGCTCTGGGAGCAGGCCACTGA
- a CDS encoding pyridoxal-phosphate dependent enzyme, with translation MQESTTKPQVDEALLRMFRTEIKSKVPHAVERNGSRAFINPTPLEDLTTPLIECARIEYGLDVPAKSIKVFGKFDSKIAGGSVKVRPAVEIIEDAIASGKLRTGQTVFEATSGNFGIALGMLEGIGINVIFLVSRKLQRGVLDELNKNSAKAVNLDIDICPAPGLALDQNLAIAKATASNVREQLADLGLDAAQFDKSRAEIEALLARQDVINLAKMLAKIYGGFCPEQYDNELNVKSHEAVTAPEIDQQLKDRGLSLADFKMVSAFGTGGTSAGISKYIQKKYGKRSVHVVFPLNNQDVAGIRTKDKALGLRFYDPTLYAGQHEVDFEQARRVLRFCVGRGYDIGESSALALYACLQMLNYGVGEKFVVMLADGIDKYRSTLGTVAQAPPPLEVTLPQASSSVADYGEVLWTHGMFVPKEDGIKLVASSLGCDESKIKVARASDVQSLISTEKIPDNIRNVLPKDNRKVLLVCMAGATSLRVAQILAANGMQGQSLTGGIMSLSENSKKQPSDLVQMSRE, from the coding sequence ATGCAGGAGTCGACTACTAAACCTCAAGTTGACGAAGCCCTTCTCAGAATGTTCCGAACCGAGATAAAGAGCAAAGTCCCACACGCTGTCGAGAGAAACGGAAGCAGGGCTTTCATCAATCCAACGCCTTTGGAGGACCTGACAACTCCCCTCATCGAGTGCGCTCGTATCGAATATGGGCTTGACGTCCCTGCGAAGAGCATCAAGGTCTTTGGAAAGTTCGACTCCAAGATCGCAGGTGGCTCGGTCAAAGTCCGCCCGGCAGTTGAAATCATCGAGGATGCGATTGCTTCCGGCAAGCTAAGAACTGGTCAAACGGTTTTCGAAGCAACCTCGGGCAATTTCGGTATCGCTCTTGGAATGCTCGAAGGGATCGGCATCAACGTCATTTTCTTGGTTTCAAGGAAACTTCAGAGAGGGGTCTTAGATGAACTGAACAAGAACTCAGCCAAGGCAGTCAACTTGGACATCGACATTTGCCCCGCACCAGGTCTGGCACTTGATCAGAACCTGGCCATTGCGAAGGCGACTGCGAGCAACGTCCGTGAACAGTTAGCTGATCTCGGGTTGGACGCGGCGCAGTTTGACAAGTCGCGAGCCGAGATCGAAGCTCTCCTTGCGAGACAGGACGTGATTAACCTGGCCAAGATGCTAGCTAAGATCTACGGTGGCTTCTGCCCTGAACAATATGATAACGAGTTGAACGTCAAATCACACGAGGCTGTAACAGCGCCGGAAATAGATCAGCAGCTGAAAGACCGCGGGCTTTCTCTCGCTGATTTCAAAATGGTTTCTGCTTTTGGTACGGGTGGCACGTCAGCCGGCATCAGCAAGTACATCCAGAAAAAATATGGCAAGAGATCTGTTCACGTGGTGTTTCCGCTCAACAACCAAGATGTCGCAGGAATACGGACCAAGGACAAGGCCTTGGGGCTGAGATTCTATGATCCAACTCTGTATGCGGGACAGCACGAGGTGGACTTCGAGCAAGCCCGAAGAGTCCTGCGCTTCTGCGTCGGAAGAGGGTACGACATCGGCGAGAGCAGTGCGCTTGCCCTGTACGCTTGCTTACAGATGTTGAACTATGGTGTCGGGGAGAAGTTTGTAGTAATGTTGGCAGATGGTATCGACAAGTACCGGAGCACTCTCGGAACAGTAGCGCAGGCACCCCCTCCCCTCGAAGTGACTCTTCCACAGGCCAGTTCAAGCGTGGCGGATTATGGCGAGGTTCTCTGGACTCACGGCATGTTCGTTCCGAAGGAGGACGGGATCAAACTTGTCGCATCGTCCCTTGGATGCGATGAGAGCAAGATCAAGGTCGCGCGAGCATCCGATGTGCAATCGTTGATTTCGACGGAGAAGATACCCGACAATATCAGAAATGTTCTACCAAAGGACAATCGAAAGGTCCTGTTGGTGTGTATGGCTGGAGCCACCTCGTTGCGCGTTGCACAAATCCTCGCCGCAAACGGAATGCAAGGTCAAAGTCTCACTGGCGGAATAATGAGCCTCTCCGAGAACAGCAAGAAACAGCCATCCGATCTAGTGCAGATGTCCAGAGAATAA
- a CDS encoding DUF87 domain-containing protein produces the protein MRIYRKEADEVQLIAFPDEHVHKGDYFVIEDPAQSRGLLVQAIDLQYANVPGVLEDILRDVMTDGELSGEDVDPLNISSQVDALKDTRLAVCKIRGTIAQDGSLSPTTSWLPSRTSSKIRPYAVNKLIMNGGKMPVKLGHNDGETISVDASGLDGGLNIITGRKGSGKSHLAKLLLLSMAGWGAPCIVLDVNGEYINLHKSKDGRQSSARLTVLAPRSGLNFSMAKLGLRTVAGVLSHALDLPATSSKVFTTIWKDLEARGDLTLPTVIQAVQSWSCHDSVREALTSRLQVLMESGLFDEANPLTEERILHTIEGGGVLVVNLKNQSQIVRRILVEIFLGELTKILSSNWLKAAFLFAEEAHLYLRDTYWDDIVTRMRHIGLFTTFITNQPDTVQEAIYRQADNVFIFNFTNEHDIEAIGKVAKADSDTIRYLVRGIPTRRCLLLGNVVKDLPLMVDVEQLDVRTMGETRLFFS, from the coding sequence ATGCGAATCTACCGGAAGGAAGCAGACGAGGTCCAGCTCATAGCCTTCCCGGACGAGCACGTTCACAAGGGCGACTATTTTGTCATCGAGGACCCGGCTCAATCCAGAGGCCTACTTGTCCAAGCGATTGACCTGCAATACGCCAATGTTCCGGGAGTCCTCGAGGACATTCTCCGAGATGTAATGACGGACGGGGAGCTTTCGGGGGAAGACGTGGATCCTTTGAACATTTCCAGCCAGGTAGATGCATTGAAAGATACTAGGCTGGCGGTCTGCAAAATCCGAGGAACAATCGCACAGGATGGGAGCCTCTCACCAACTACGTCCTGGTTGCCATCACGCACCTCATCAAAGATTCGACCGTATGCAGTCAACAAGCTGATAATGAACGGTGGAAAAATGCCGGTCAAGCTTGGACACAACGATGGCGAGACGATAAGCGTAGACGCTAGCGGACTCGACGGCGGTCTCAATATCATCACTGGAAGAAAAGGCTCAGGCAAGTCTCACCTAGCAAAACTACTCCTTCTGTCGATGGCGGGATGGGGAGCACCATGCATTGTCCTTGACGTGAACGGGGAATACATCAACCTACACAAATCGAAGGATGGACGACAATCATCTGCGCGCTTGACCGTTCTAGCCCCTAGAAGTGGCCTAAACTTCTCCATGGCCAAACTCGGACTGAGAACAGTAGCAGGGGTCTTGAGTCACGCCCTCGACCTTCCGGCTACCTCGTCCAAAGTCTTCACCACTATCTGGAAGGATCTGGAAGCTCGGGGAGATCTGACTCTGCCGACCGTTATCCAGGCTGTGCAATCGTGGAGCTGCCACGACAGCGTTCGCGAGGCTCTGACTTCTAGACTGCAGGTCTTGATGGAATCGGGATTGTTTGACGAAGCGAACCCACTGACCGAAGAGCGGATTCTCCACACTATTGAGGGAGGCGGGGTCTTGGTTGTGAACCTGAAGAATCAGAGCCAGATCGTTCGACGCATACTCGTTGAAATATTTCTCGGTGAACTGACCAAGATTCTCTCTTCGAACTGGCTCAAGGCTGCCTTTCTCTTCGCGGAAGAGGCGCACCTGTACTTACGAGATACTTACTGGGATGATATCGTTACGCGGATGAGGCATATTGGATTGTTTACTACTTTCATCACGAACCAGCCGGACACTGTTCAGGAGGCGATCTACAGGCAAGCGGACAATGTGTTCATCTTCAACTTCACAAACGAACATGACATCGAAGCTATTGGTAAGGTGGCGAAGGCGGACAGCGACACGATACGCTACCTTGTCAGAGGAATACCCACCAGACGATGCTTGTTGCTGGGGAATGTTGTGAAGGACTTGCCTCTGATGGTCGACGTGGAACAGCTAGACGTCAGAACAATGGGCGAAACAAGACTCTTCTTCTCTTGA
- a CDS encoding DNA double-strand break repair nuclease NurA, translating to MQSLRGSTLNPRTVSLVDMGLDDGDSDEQLEIGASSIAMGLKRSPINPLRESVPIAACDASSVKIGETETGMIFAIRAVAVWRQPDRIAFTRWGPLLFHIPNSDGQQEKYRDDESRAFGGLSVKTLRVLTKLRNHVERWVQEELAITVKDGIVLLDGSLTAGTPDNPSSRVQRILSTARNNNSIVIALSKSTQLTVGGRNILGFFDAEKIPHIIDITSVVENEYPAYPIRFLGRVCVSKLSPDGFLFRTDIDRDADEQHSLVALGRIAGTDVIFHGYPETLRIAHIFSTFTANEILAVQRFVASNHHVSLQARPNLRRSLFGPFGTSRYVT from the coding sequence ATGCAATCGCTACGAGGGTCCACACTCAACCCGAGAACGGTGTCCCTTGTCGACATGGGATTGGACGATGGAGACTCTGACGAGCAGTTGGAAATTGGAGCCTCCTCGATTGCAATGGGGTTGAAACGCAGCCCTATCAATCCGTTGAGAGAATCGGTTCCAATCGCGGCCTGCGATGCCTCCAGCGTAAAGATTGGCGAAACCGAGACCGGAATGATCTTCGCAATACGCGCGGTTGCTGTCTGGAGACAGCCCGACAGGATCGCTTTCACACGCTGGGGACCATTGCTATTCCATATTCCCAACTCCGATGGCCAACAAGAAAAGTACCGAGACGACGAGTCACGTGCTTTCGGCGGCCTATCCGTCAAGACCCTACGGGTTCTAACGAAGCTGAGAAATCACGTAGAACGCTGGGTCCAGGAAGAACTCGCAATCACCGTCAAGGATGGTATTGTTTTGCTAGATGGATCGTTGACCGCTGGGACTCCGGACAACCCTTCAAGCAGAGTCCAGCGAATTCTTTCCACTGCCCGCAACAACAACAGCATTGTTATCGCCCTCTCGAAATCAACCCAGCTGACGGTTGGTGGGAGGAATATTCTAGGCTTTTTCGACGCCGAAAAAATCCCCCACATTATCGACATCACCTCTGTTGTCGAGAACGAATATCCAGCCTATCCGATCAGATTCCTCGGACGGGTCTGTGTCTCGAAACTATCACCAGATGGATTTCTGTTCCGAACCGATATTGACCGGGACGCTGATGAACAGCACTCATTGGTTGCGCTGGGCCGAATCGCCGGAACCGATGTTATCTTCCACGGCTACCCAGAGACATTGAGGATCGCCCACATCTTCAGCACGTTCACCGCTAACGAGATTCTCGCCGTCCAGAGATTCGTTGCTAGCAACCATCATGTTAGTCTTCAGGCTCGGCCGAACCTACGACGATCCTTGTTCGGACCCTTTGGAACAAGTAGGTACGTGACATAG
- a CDS encoding GNAT family N-acetyltransferase produces the protein MKIVPLESDPSKALDYLNERSLQVGRLLPIGDGLLGEFFASGSSYVLLRGRVVNALFSYNAGREKQAPTARFRVVTDSVSGLRDATRLVERAAVAGEKIVLRTNVFGYDKKRLQALKALGFSVGASLPGVVSLDGRRFDYHLLYKELGSRYKPIVRRNYAKPGLYKAVEVEKAKTPKLRIRGYRSEDRPILDKFTVHHNVMRGIGSGVFEGLYPFTPGDYQQRVAAKQVFPIVCEDEVIGEPVGSVDLFGSPAQVMQHSMGTGIFVRPDYQGLGVGTMLMEASKTLAMRLHLGRVWLSVFDGNSPAQALYRKAGFEESGRLPGWLQEGYVDEIFMTLKLE, from the coding sequence TTGAAAATCGTCCCACTCGAAAGTGATCCATCTAAAGCCCTTGACTATCTCAACGAGAGGAGTTTGCAAGTCGGGCGTCTTCTTCCGATCGGTGATGGTTTGCTTGGAGAATTCTTTGCATCCGGCAGCAGCTATGTTCTGTTAAGGGGACGGGTTGTTAACGCGCTGTTCTCCTATAACGCAGGAAGAGAGAAGCAGGCTCCTACCGCGAGATTTCGCGTTGTAACAGATTCCGTTTCCGGACTAAGGGACGCAACCAGGCTTGTTGAGCGAGCCGCTGTTGCAGGTGAGAAAATCGTTCTTCGAACCAATGTTTTCGGATACGACAAGAAGCGGCTTCAGGCGCTAAAGGCGCTAGGGTTCTCTGTCGGCGCCTCTTTGCCGGGAGTCGTATCACTCGATGGGAGGAGATTTGACTATCATCTTCTCTACAAGGAACTAGGTTCAAGGTACAAGCCTATCGTCCGAAGAAACTACGCGAAGCCCGGCTTGTACAAGGCTGTCGAGGTTGAGAAGGCAAAAACACCCAAGCTGAGAATCAGAGGCTACCGGTCAGAAGACCGGCCGATCCTCGACAAGTTCACAGTTCATCACAACGTGATGCGCGGGATCGGTTCAGGGGTCTTCGAAGGACTATACCCATTTACACCCGGAGATTATCAACAAAGGGTTGCAGCAAAGCAGGTCTTTCCGATCGTGTGTGAAGACGAAGTTATTGGGGAACCAGTTGGGTCCGTCGACCTCTTCGGATCTCCGGCCCAAGTCATGCAACACTCAATGGGAACCGGAATCTTCGTCAGGCCGGACTACCAAGGCCTCGGGGTCGGAACAATGCTGATGGAGGCTTCAAAGACTCTCGCGATGAGATTACACCTAGGCAGGGTCTGGCTGAGCGTTTTCGACGGAAACAGCCCGGCGCAGGCGCTTTACAGGAAAGCTGGGTTCGAAGAATCTGGCAGATTGCCGGGGTGGCTGCAAGAAGGATATGTCGATGAGATTTTCATGACTCTGAAGTTAGAGTAG
- a CDS encoding serine hydrolase: MVGLWGSEAGFGPKVRGELNIDGRGSEWRARIAGSESPVAVRGTIVTFDLPDRKGGFRGYIDTDSHRIIGHWIQPVGVFLNNQYATPVSLVQSDRESWKGNVVPLDDHLTVFMMIQKKADGSIGAFWRNPEFNLGMGRPFQVRRDGREVVLVNLRKETEELKGTYDDQTDHLLINLPGYDTTLDFSRRDRENAKGFYPRTAALDHFVPQQPVARKDGWSTASLEEVRLDPKPITALIERMLRTETLDYTTPYVHSLLIARHGKLVLEEYFYGFNWSLPHDTRSGGKTLGSSLIGIAMSQDVKLELQTPVLFLFPEYKEIANLDERKKRMTVESLLTMTSGLAGDDNEDTSPGSEDHMQNQQSQPDWYKYALDLRMANEPGGEKAVYCSPAINLLGGIVRNTTGVWLPEYFYKYFAEPLDIGLYHLNLMPSGDGYVGGGAYLRPRDQLKLGQLYLSGGIWNGKRLLSKSWADSSTRQHSSFDQDHRYGYAWHIRDLTVGGLAYREYSAEGNGGQLVIVIPELDLTVGFTAGNYGNFPTWYKFIQELVPQFIIPAALS; encoded by the coding sequence TTGGTTGGCTTATGGGGCAGTGAGGCTGGTTTTGGGCCCAAGGTTCGTGGGGAACTCAACATTGACGGAAGAGGTTCCGAGTGGCGCGCGAGAATAGCTGGCTCCGAATCCCCTGTTGCAGTCAGAGGGACAATAGTGACATTCGATCTTCCTGATCGGAAGGGAGGGTTTCGTGGCTACATCGACACAGATTCGCATCGGATCATAGGACATTGGATTCAGCCTGTTGGAGTCTTCTTGAACAATCAGTACGCCACACCTGTAAGCCTGGTTCAGTCTGACCGCGAATCATGGAAAGGAAACGTCGTTCCTCTTGACGATCATCTTACCGTCTTCATGATGATCCAGAAGAAGGCGGATGGGTCGATAGGAGCGTTTTGGCGGAATCCAGAGTTCAACCTTGGGATGGGCCGTCCCTTTCAGGTCAGGCGTGACGGCAGAGAAGTGGTTCTTGTCAATCTCCGCAAAGAGACAGAAGAATTGAAGGGTACGTACGATGATCAAACAGATCATCTGCTGATCAATCTGCCCGGTTACGATACAACGCTAGACTTCTCTAGGCGCGATCGAGAAAACGCAAAGGGATTCTATCCTCGCACAGCCGCTCTGGATCATTTTGTTCCCCAGCAACCGGTTGCCCGCAAGGACGGTTGGTCTACTGCATCTCTCGAGGAGGTGCGACTGGACCCGAAACCGATCACTGCTCTCATCGAACGGATGCTCCGGACAGAGACGCTTGATTACACGACTCCGTACGTTCACAGTCTGTTGATAGCTCGTCACGGAAAGCTGGTGCTTGAGGAATACTTCTACGGATTCAATTGGAGTCTTCCACACGATACTAGGTCGGGGGGAAAAACTCTCGGATCATCACTAATCGGCATCGCAATGTCACAAGACGTTAAGCTGGAACTTCAGACTCCTGTCCTGTTCCTCTTTCCCGAATACAAAGAGATCGCCAATCTCGACGAACGCAAAAAGAGAATGACCGTTGAGAGCCTGTTGACCATGACGTCTGGACTCGCTGGCGATGATAACGAAGACACTTCCCCGGGCAGCGAGGACCATATGCAGAACCAACAATCGCAGCCTGACTGGTACAAGTACGCCCTAGACCTCCGGATGGCTAACGAGCCCGGAGGCGAGAAGGCTGTCTACTGTTCGCCGGCAATCAACCTGCTCGGAGGAATTGTCAGGAACACAACCGGAGTATGGCTTCCGGAATATTTCTACAAATATTTCGCCGAACCGTTGGACATCGGGTTGTATCATCTGAACCTGATGCCTTCAGGCGATGGCTACGTGGGCGGTGGCGCTTACTTGCGTCCGCGAGATCAGCTAAAACTTGGACAGCTCTACCTCTCAGGCGGGATTTGGAATGGCAAACGGCTGTTGAGCAAGTCCTGGGCGGATTCGTCTACACGGCAACACTCTAGCTTTGACCAAGACCATCGTTATGGTTACGCGTGGCATATCCGGGACCTAACTGTCGGCGGGCTTGCATACCGAGAGTATTCGGCGGAGGGAAACGGTGGTCAGCTGGTAATCGTCATTCCTGAGCTAGACTTGACCGTTGGGTTCACAGCAGGAAATTATGGCAACTTTCCGACTTGGTACAAGTTCATTCAAGAGCTCGTGCCACAGTTCATTATTCCAGCTGCACTTAGCTAG
- a CDS encoding FKBP-type peptidyl-prolyl cis-trans isomerase, with amino-acid sequence MSTAELKAQKGDTVSVHYLGRYPGGKVFDTSMEKEAKSAGLYNPARDYKPLQVILGAEKVIQGFDEALVGMKVNEEKEVVIPPEKAYGKKGNHPMAGKTLQFKLRVTNIKRQ; translated from the coding sequence ATGAGCACCGCGGAACTGAAGGCACAGAAAGGAGACACAGTATCGGTACACTACCTCGGACGATACCCGGGTGGGAAGGTCTTCGATACTTCAATGGAGAAAGAAGCCAAATCCGCAGGACTATACAACCCTGCCCGAGATTACAAGCCCCTGCAGGTAATTCTCGGAGCCGAAAAAGTGATACAAGGATTTGACGAAGCCCTGGTCGGAATGAAGGTCAACGAAGAGAAAGAAGTTGTCATTCCTCCTGAGAAGGCCTATGGAAAGAAAGGGAACCATCCTATGGCAGGCAAGACCCTGCAGTTCAAACTTAGAGTGACTAACATCAAACGCCAATAA
- a CDS encoding GNAT family protein: MLSGTLVVLRALEREDIAVLHKWQNDEEIMRLARSFPDHVISKEALEAEFARELKGEDTGRRAYIIEERSRREPVGWATIRIHQFQRRMIAADVGLALGEKAAWNKGYGTETARLLLDEVFGQLNLHRAEWWTYAENNVSLQLAKKLGFKEEARLRDAVFFDNRYHDLIVLGLLRHEFESIRAASEPPRGKPTVSYLQSP; this comes from the coding sequence TTGCTGTCTGGGACGCTAGTTGTTCTCCGAGCGCTAGAGCGCGAAGATATCGCAGTGCTGCACAAATGGCAGAACGACGAAGAGATTATGCGTTTGGCTCGTTCCTTCCCGGATCATGTGATCTCGAAGGAAGCATTGGAGGCCGAATTCGCCAGAGAGCTGAAGGGAGAGGATACCGGAAGGAGAGCGTACATTATCGAAGAGAGATCCCGGCGCGAGCCAGTCGGCTGGGCGACGATACGAATCCATCAGTTTCAGCGCCGAATGATCGCTGCCGATGTCGGCTTGGCGTTGGGTGAGAAGGCTGCTTGGAACAAGGGTTACGGGACAGAAACGGCCAGGCTCCTACTCGACGAAGTGTTTGGACAATTGAATCTGCACCGGGCCGAATGGTGGACGTACGCTGAGAATAATGTTAGCCTTCAACTGGCTAAGAAACTAGGCTTCAAAGAGGAAGCCCGTTTGCGAGACGCGGTTTTCTTCGACAACCGCTACCATGACTTGATAGTGCTTGGCTTGCTTAGACACGAATTCGAATCGATAAGAGCGGCATCTGAACCACCGCGTGGCAAACCGACCGTTAGCTATTTACAGAGCCCTTAG
- a CDS encoding nitroreductase/quinone reductase family protein, whose product MATSEIVLEETPYLNLTTRGRRTGLPRSVELWFAFQDGKLFFLAHENSHWWKNVARIPRVEVEVGEILFEGNGSLAQEKLEHVFGLFRRKYGEDQVNRWYGGHRSNRRVVAVELGRVLGKRPSEKLRPIELAA is encoded by the coding sequence TTGGCTACTAGTGAGATTGTTCTGGAAGAAACTCCTTACCTCAACCTAACCACGAGAGGCAGACGCACCGGCCTGCCTCGCTCTGTCGAACTCTGGTTCGCTTTCCAAGATGGAAAGCTCTTCTTCTTAGCCCACGAGAATTCTCATTGGTGGAAAAACGTGGCGAGGATTCCTCGAGTGGAGGTCGAGGTTGGAGAGATACTATTTGAGGGAAATGGAAGTCTTGCCCAGGAGAAGCTGGAACATGTCTTCGGCCTCTTTCGGCGCAAGTACGGCGAGGATCAAGTGAACAGGTGGTATGGCGGTCACCGGTCCAATCGAAGAGTTGTCGCAGTGGAGCTTGGGAGAGTCCTGGGCAAGAGACCGTCTGAGAAGTTGCGGCCCATTGAACTGGCAGCGTAG